Genomic segment of Hydra vulgaris chromosome 11, alternate assembly HydraT2T_AEP:
aatttatattcaatgataatATTTCTAGAAATGAACTCACCCCATGTTTAATGTAGCAAAGGACTTAAATGTAGTGTTATAAAATACTTACAATAAAATTGAACTTCGAGATATTTGTAAGTTCCTACGCACGGATCGCCAAACACTGCATTAGTAGCTTTGATAATACAAGAAGTTTTCGATGAACAGCTGTTACGAACAACTTGTAAAGAATTTTGATGGTTGTCACATTTGGTATTCGAATCCTTGGAACCAGGGCAAATACTTGATGAGGTTCGACCGTAGTTTGCGTAAACCACTTCAATTGTTCCTTTATCCTTGCAATCAATTTTAAGATCGCTTCCTTCACATGATCGGACCACAGTTAAAGGTTTGCCTAAGTATAAATactctgtttttaaatttatattcaatgataatATTTCTAGAAATGAACTCACCCCATGTTTAATGTAGCAAAGGACTTAAATGTAGTGTTATAAAATACTTACAATAAAATTGAACTTCGAGATATTTGTAAGTTCCTACGCACGGATCGCCAAACACTGCATTAGTAGCTTTGATAATACAAGAAGTTTTCGATGAACAGCTGTTACGAACAACTTGTAAAGAATTTTGATGGTTGTCACATTTGGTATTCGAATCCTTGGAACCAGGGCAAATACTTGATGAGGTTCGACCGTAGTTTGCGTAAACCACTTCAATTGTTCCTTTATCCTTGCAATCAATTTTAAGATCGCTTCCTTCACATGATCGGACCACAGTTAAAAATTtacctaaatataaatattatttttcaaaatttatagtcaaagataatattttttgaaatgaattcACAGCGAGTTTTATGTAGCGAAGAACTTGACAGTAGTGTTAAAATGCTTACAATAATATTGAACTTCGAGATATTTGTAAGTTCCTACGCATGGATCGCCAAACACTGCATTAGCAGCTTTGATAATAcaagaagatttttttgaacAGCTGTTACGAACAATTTGCAAAGAATTTTGTTGGTTGTCACATTTGGTATTCAAATCCATTGAACCTGGGCAAATACCAGATGAGGTTCTTCCATAGTTTGCGTAAACCACTTCAATTGTTCCTTTAcctttgcaatcaatttttagATCGTTCCCTTCACATGTTTGTGCTATTAGCGGTATAcctagtttaaaattttagtttaagaaGTTTTAATTGGTTCCATTTTAATAAAGGAAGcagaatatataaacatgttttcaACAATAATGTAATTAAGTTCTCTGCATTGTGTCAACACTTACCAGTAGTAAATTCAatgtctttaaatataaaaccaagTAGAAgaataattgaaattttcttcaacatttttgaaaactattattaaaaaaaaggttaagatTATACAAACCAGTATATCTTAACGCTTTTTATACACCGTTGGTTTTTGCGtcattaataattgttttattaacattaaatcgattaaaatcaaaaagtcATTTATGACGAACTTAAGTTCGTCATAAATGACttaacggtttttaaaaaaaacagacacGCTGAACATATAATTTTACATAAGGGATTAAAGGACCTTAGTTATAATTCTCAAGGGGTTTTGTAT
This window contains:
- the LOC100202072 gene encoding uncharacterized protein LOC100202072 isoform X6, whose amino-acid sequence is MLKKISIILLLGFIFKDIEFTTGIPLIAQTCEGNDLKIDCKGKGTIEVVYANYGRTSSGICPGSMDLNTKCDNQQNSLQIVRNSCSKKSSCIIKAANAVFGDPCVGTYKYLEVQYYCKFLTVVRSCEGSDLKIDCKDKGTIEVVYANYGRTSSSICPGSKDSNTKCDNHQNSLQVVRNSCSSKTSCIIKATNAVFGDPCVGTYKYLEVQFYCKPLTVVRSCEGSDLKIDCKDKGTIEVVYANYGRTSSSICPGSKDSNTKCDNHQNSLQVVRNSCSSKTSCIIKATNAVFGDPCVGTYKYLEVQFYCKPLTVVRSCEGSDLKIDCKDKGTIEVVYANYGRTSSSICPGSKDSNTKCDNHQNSLQVVRNSCSSKTSCIIKATNTVFGDPCVGTYKYLEVQFYCKPYLNVARSCEGSDLKIDCKDEGIIEVVYANYGRTSSGICPGSMDSNTKCDNHKKSLQIVRNSCSTKSSCVIKAANAVFGDPCFGTYKYLEVQYYCKPQLHAVQACEGTDLKIDCKGNGKIEVVYANYGRTSSGVCPGSNDSNIKCNNQINSLQIVRNSCSTKFLCVINAANAVFGDPCVGTYKYLEVKFYCKP